TCCGCCTCGGCAATCCACAGCCAGTCGGCAGGGTTGTGAGAATCAGTCTTCCGTGGCAAGCAGGACTCCCTCAGTGAGCACGGACCGGAAAAAATGATCCCCAGCTGCCTGTTTTTCGGAGAGGCGTGCGGGGGAAATGGGTATCAACGTAAAGGCCGGACGTGGCCAAACCGGGCGCATCGCTCGGCGGAAGTTTGACGCCGCTTCCAACTGCCGGACTGCTGCGTCTGTCACGATGCAGAGGTCCACATCGCTGTCGTGCGTGGCTTCGTGACGCACGTGCGACCCAAACAAATAGACTGCGCGCAACCGTGCAACGCCATTCATAGCCTCCAGGCAGCGGGCCAGCGTTTCGCGCTGATCCTGCAGACTGGGTGGCAGGTTCTCCAAGAGCAGCTTCACAACTGAACTCTAAGAGAAAGGAAGTTCGCCAGCAAGGTGGAACTCATCAAAACCTCCGGGTCCATTCCTTCGGCCAGCGTTCCACCACGACTTTTGTTTGCGTGAAAAATTCAACCGCGTGGCGGCCCTGGCCGTGCAAATCACCGAAGAAACTTTCCCGGGCCCCGCTGAAGGGGAAGAACGCCATCGGCGCGGCGACGCCGATGTTGAT
The sequence above is a segment of the Verrucomicrobiota bacterium genome. Coding sequences within it:
- a CDS encoding nucleotidyltransferase domain-containing protein gives rise to the protein MKLLLENLPPSLQDQRETLARCLEAMNGVARLRAVYLFGSHVRHEATHDSDVDLCIVTDAAVRQLEAASNFRRAMRPVWPRPAFTLIPISPARLSEKQAAGDHFFRSVLTEGVLLATED